One Arachis hypogaea cultivar Tifrunner chromosome 2, arahy.Tifrunner.gnm2.J5K5, whole genome shotgun sequence genomic window, CAAATCATCAAAATATTCATAACCAACTTCTTCTAAAATGTTTCCACTCTTTGGTTGTTGTAAGAGACCTTCTGTCATCCACAATAACATCAATTCATCTCTATCAAGTTCATAGGCTTTCGGATATAAAGAACAATAAGTAAAACAACGTTTCAAATACGAAGGAAGGTGGAAATAACTAATTCTCAATGCAGGGAGAAGTCCGCTTTCTTCCTCAGAATATTCCCAAATCTCACTATTCAAAACATCATTCCAGTCCTTTTCATTATCTTTCCCTCTTAATAACCTTCCAAGGGTTTGAGCCGCCAAAGGTAATCCGTTACATTTTTCTACAATTTTTCTACCAATTTTTTCTAAAGCTGAATGACCTCGGGATTCAGCAAGATCCCATGCACGACTTGCAAACACTGACCAACATTGTTCATCATCCAACAAACTCAAACTGTGAGCTTTATTATATTTAGTTTTCATCATAGAAGCTACTGGATCAAGACGGGTTGTTACAAGAATCTTGCCATCctcacttccacattcaaaaggaGATAGAAAACTTTCCCAAGCCTCACGATTACTGCTCCATACATCATCCAGAACAACCAAAAAATTCTTCCCGGCTAGCGCATTCTTCAAATGATTTTGAGTTGTATCTAAATCATTTTAGTAACAAGGACTGCAAGTTTTCTCTATCACAGCCTTTGTCACCATAAGAACATCAAATTCCTCCCCAACACAAACCCATGCCTTGACATGAAACTTTTGCTGCACTCTGTCATCATTATAAACCAATTTAGCCAAAGCAGTTTTTCCTATCCCACCCATACCAACTATGGGAATCACAGACAAATCACCATCGTTAGCATCATCCAACAACAATTTCACTATGGTATACCTCTCTTTGTCCCTGCCAACAaatatatcatattttttaactAGCGAGGTTGATGGAATCCTCCTAGACAGGTTATTGGCTGCAATCTTTTTTAGACCAATGATATCTTTGTGATTTGCAATATCTTGTAGTCTAGCAATGATTTCTTCAATCCTATTAACCATCTCCCTATCTTGCAAATTGAGAAAGCGAGATAGGAAGTTTCCTGGATCCTTCTGGGTGGCAGCTTTGGTGACGAATTCATACAACAAGTCATCAGCATCATAGACAAcatcttggagattttcaagccACCTCTTGACAGCAGGGTCAGTTATCTGTTTCTTCTCGGCATCATTCAGCACAGCTTCAACCACATTCAGAATGGTCTCGAGCTTTTGAAGCAGCTTCCGGTCAACCTTCTTTCCTCGCATCATGTTGATTATCATAGGATCGGACAGACGATTAAAAAGAACATTgataaaagaagagagaaaagctcCTCCAACAAGTGAAGCAGCCATGTTCACTAGagcaagaaagtaagaaagggaaGGAATGGGAAGCAGTTTCTGTTTGCACTCCTAACTCAGAATTCTCTCACAAACACACAGAGTAAGGAAGTGGTAATAGTTCAGCGAAGAATGTTGACTTCATATGTTTTTTGCCTTTGACTTTCATCTTTCCATTTTTTAAATGCTCCCT contains:
- the LOC112755900 gene encoding putative disease resistance RPP13-like protein 1 gives rise to the protein MAASLVGGAFLSSFINVLFNRLSDPMIINMMRGKKVDRKLLQKLETILNVVEAVLNDAEKKQITDPAVKRWLENLQDVVYDADDLLYEFVTKAATQKDPGNFLSRFLNLQDREMVNRIEEIIARLQDIANHKDIIGLKKIAANNLSRRIPSTSLVKKYDIFVGRDKERYTIVKLLLDDANDGDLSVIPIVGMGGIGKTALAKLVYNDDRVQQKFHVKAWVCVGEEFDVLMVTKAVIEKTCSPCY